tctgtctcctgttcctaCATATTCACCTCTCTAcctacaggtctgtctgtctcctgttcctaCATATTCACCTCTCTAcctacaggtctgtctgtctcctgttcctaCATATTCACCTCTCTAcctacaggtctgtctgtctgtctcctgttcctaCATATTCACCTCTCTAcctacaggtctgtctgtctgtctcctgttcctaCATATTCACCTCTAcctacaggtctgtctgtctcctgttcctaCATATTCACCTCTCTAcctacaggtctgtctgtctcctgttcctaCATATTCACCTCTCTACCTACAGGTttgtctgtctcctgttcctaCATATTCTCAGGTGATGTGTGATAGATAAGCAGGGTgtgtcctctctcacctcctccccaggTGATGTGTGATAGATAAGCAGggtgtctctcacctcctccccaggTGATGTGAGATAGATAAGCAGGGTGTGTCATCTCTCACATCCTCCCCAGGTGATGTGTGATAAGCAGggtgtctctcacctcctccccaggTGATGTGTGATAAGCAGggtgtctctcacctcctccccaggTGATGTGTGATAAGCAGggtgtctctcacctcctccccaggTGATGTGTGATAAGCAGggtgtctctcacctcctccccaggTGATGTGTGATAGAGCAGGGTGTCTCATCTCCTCCCCAGGTGATGTGTGATAAGCAGggtgtctctcacctcctccccaggTGATATGTGATAAGCAGggtgtctctcacctcctccccaggTGATGTGTGATAAGCAGggtgtctctcacctcctccccaggTGATGTGTGATAAGCAGggtgtctctcacctcctcccaggtGATGTGTGATAAGCAGggtgtcctcacctcctccccaggtGATGTGATAAGAGGGTGTCTCATCTCCTCCCCAGGTGATGTGTGATAAGCAGggtgtctctcacctcctccccaggTGATGTGTGATAAGAGggtgtctctcacctcctccccaggTGATGTGTGATAAGCAGggtgtctctcacctcctccccaggTGATGTGATGATAAGCAGggtgtctctcacctcctccccaggTGATGTGTGATAAGCAgggtgtctctgacctcctccccagaTGATGTGTGATAAGCAgggtgtctctgacctcctccccagaTGATGTGTGATAAGCAGggtgtctctcacctcctccccaggTGATGTGTGATAAGCAGggtgtctctcacctcctccccaggTGATCCGTAAGGTGGACAAGCAGACAGCGTTGATGGATGCAGACGACCCAGTGTCTCAGCTCCACAAGTGTTCCTTCTACCTGAAAGACACCGAGAGAATGTACCTCTGTCTCTCACAGGAGAGAATCATTCAgttccaggtacacacacacacacacacacacagactgatggacccacactcatacacacacacacacagactgatggacccacactcatacacacacacacacacagactgatggacgcacactcatacacacacaaacacacacacacactcctagccCCTTGTAGATCGTAGCCAGGTTTGTGGTATCTGGTAATAGCTCTTCCCAGCCGTCTGTTCAGCTAAAATCAGAGTTTCTTATTGGATCACTAGTTCAtctagtccctccctgtttaatGAGGGTTTCTTATTGGCCCACTAGTTCAtctagtccctccctgtttaatGAGGTTTCTTATTGGACCACTAGTTCAtctagtccctccctgtttaacCATTGGTTTCGGTCGTTGTCTTCTGGTTGGTTTCTGGTTAATTCCACCCTGCTCAGATGGCATTGTTATGTGCATCTCATTTGCATACACCCACACCCTGCCCCCCAAATAAGACCAGTAAGGAGATGATAAATGACAGATTTGCATATCTCCTTCCCCAGGCCACGCCCTTTCTCAGGCCACACCCTTCCCCAGGCCACGCCCTTCCCCAAAGAGACCAGGTCTGTGTTCGGTACGTTGTGGGACGCTCGGTACGTTGTGGGACGCTCGGTACGTTGTGGGGACGCTCGGTACGTTGTGGGACGGGACGTTGTGGGACGCGGTACGTTGTGGGACGCTCGGTACGTTGTGGGACGCTCGGTACGTTGTGGACGCTGTGGGACGCTGGGGTATGCGTTGTGGGACGCTCGGTACGTTGTGGGACGCTCGGTACGTTGTGGGACGCCGGTAGCGTTGTGGGACGCTCGGTACGTTGTGGGACGCTCGGCGTTGTGGGGCGTTGTGGGGACGTTCGGGATGCGTTGTACGTTGTGGGGCGTTGGTACGTTGTGGGGACGTTCGGTACGTTGTGGGGACGTTCGATGGGACGTTGTGGGGACGTTCAGCGTTGAACTGAAGCGGTGTTGTACTGAACGACCAGTCTGTTTGTTTAAACAGGGAGGGGTTGTGGGTTGGGGAATGCTGTCCGCATGGCCACTCCCCTTTTAAAAATTACTCCACTCATTTCTTCAAGCAACACCTCACCacagttcaaaccccgagctgacaaggtacaaatctgtcgttctttccctgaacaggcagttaacccactgttcctaggccatcattgaaaataagaatttgttcttaactgacttgcctagttaaataaaggttatatatattttaaaaacacccACCAAGCAGGAGCGAAGTGTGTTCAAGGACGTTTTGGGGAAACATGTCGATCAGTACAAACGGTTCCGCATCTTAGCCAACGTTAACTCCAACTGAAGGCACCTCAGTAATGCGATAATAAACTACTAATTAGCTTATCTCCTCCCCCAGGCCATGCCGTACCCCAAAAAAGACCTGTACGGAGGTACATGACTAATTAGCATATCTCCTCCCCCAGGCCACGCCCTGCCCCAAAAAGACCACTATGGATGTAAATGACTAATTAGCATATCTCCTCCCCCAGGCCACGCCCTTCCCCAAAAAGACCACTATGGATGTAAATGActaattaacatatctcctccccCAGGCCACGCCTTTCCCCAAAAAAGACCACCTATGGATGTAAATGACTAATTAACATACCTCCTACCCCCCAGGCCACGCCTGCCCCACACAAAAGACCACTATGGATGTAAATGGTCCTCCTTAACATACATCATCAGGCCAGGTACACACTTTCCCCACAAAAACCACATGGATGTAAATGACTAATTAACATATCTCTCTCCCCAGGCCACCCCCTAACCCCAAAGAGCCCAGTAAAGAGATGATAACCCCTCGATGGAGCCTCCTGGACCATCATCAGTACAGACAAGGCAGAGTACACCTTCTATCAGGGGATGGGTCCTGTACCCTGTCCTGTTACACTGGTCCCTGTGGTGGAGAgtctgcaggtacacacacacacctacaccttcTACCAGGGGATGGGTCCTGTACCCTGTCCTGTTACACCGGTCCCTGTGGTGGAGagtgcaggtacacacacacacacctaaacacacacacacctacacctaacCCCTCTGTTTCTACCAGTTGAATGGATGGGTCCACTAACCCCCTGTCCTGAATTGGAGGGACAGGACCCACACTAACCCCTCTGTTGTCCCTGAATGGTGGAGGACCCACACTAAGTTGTCTCTAGTTGAAGGTGGAGGGGACACCCACACTAACCCTCTGTTGTCCTAGTTGAATAAACACCCACACTAACCCCTCTGTTGTCTCTAGTTGAATGGTGGAGGGGACAGGACCCACACTAACCCCTCTGTTGTCTCTAGTTGAATGGTGGAGGGGACAGGACCCACACTAACCCCTCTGTTGTCTCTAGTTGAATGGTGGAGGGGACAGGACCCACACTAACCCCTCTGTTGTCTCTAGTTGAATGGTGGAGGGGACAGGACCCACACTAACCCCTCTGTTGTCTCTAGTTGAATGGTGGAGGGGACAGGACCCACACTAACCCCTCTGTTGTCTCTCTAGTTGAATGGTGGAGGTGACAGGACCCACACTAACCCCTCTGTTGTCTCTCTAGTTGAATGGTGGAGGGACAGGACCCACACTAACCCTCTGTTGTCTCTCTAGTTGAATGGTGGAGGTGACAGGACCCACACTAACCCCTCTGTTGTCTCTCTAGTTGAATGGTGGAGGGGACAGGACCCACACTAACCCCTCTGTTGTCTCTCTAGTTGaatggtggaggtgatgtggccATGTTGGAGCTGACGGGACAGAACTTTGCTCCAGATCTCCGAGTCTGGTTTGGAGATATCGAGGCTGACACCATGTACAGGTAAGCTGTtgtgtgagtgacagagagatggCTGGCATGGTAACGCAGGTATCGTGTTACCGTGGTAACTGTATAATCTCGTAATTGAAGATTATTGATGAAGACTGTCATGAAAATACAATTATTAAAACGgttattttatttgtttgtttttctatgaacTCAATTTTTGAGAGGACAGACTTGACCCAAAAGCAGTAAAAATGTAAAAGTGAGGTACCAACCACAGTCACAACTGATATCcggagagaccagaggaggctAACCTGACCCGTTTTTAAAATTGTTGTTAAGTTAACAAACGACTGACTGAAGACTGATGACATGCGGTCGAGTCTTGAGTTTCCGTGGTGCGGACTCCACAACGTGGCGGATCTCGTGGTGAATCTGTCTTTTGTCTAACCCCTTCTGTCCCAGGTGTGGAGAGAGCGTGCTCTGTGTGGTGCCTGACATCTCCGCCTTCAGAGAGGGGTGGCGCTGGGTCCGTCAGCCCGTCCAGGTGCCCGTCACCTTGGTCCGCAACGACGGAGTCATCTACTCCACGGCCCTCACCTTCACCTATACCCCAGAACCAGGCCCTCGGCTTCACTGCAGCGCTGCCGGAGCCATCCTCCAGACCCACAGTCACAGTATCTCCTCTTCGTCCTCATCCTCGCCTTCCTCAGGGAGTCTGGGGATGGGAGGTTTAGGGGTTGGCGGAAGGACAGACGGGCTACGGGATTGGCCAAGGGGAGGGTCAACCAATAGCGTTGGGTTGTTGTCGGGTTCATCGGTGATGTCAGTATCGTCATAGCAGCggggaagtgtgtgtgggggggaggtgAGAGGCTCATGGACCTGCTTTGAAACCACCCTCGCTCGCTCAAGGACTCTTTGGAAAGAGAGCGATTTGAgttgaagaggagaagagaagaagagagatgaggtTCTGATGAAAGACGGACCTGGAAGGAGGGGGATCCCCTCTCTCTGGCGCCCCCGTGTGGTCAGTTGTGGACATGACACTGCTGCCTGGGAGAGGTTTCACCTCCAGGATGACACAATAACTAGGAGCCCTTTTTATACATTTGTTAGAGaacaactttttttattttcaacACTCACAATTTCTACAAAGTTTAGATAATTATTTTGACCCACAACAAAGGGCTTGGTAATGATGGAGATATCACTCGTGTGCAGAGAAACGTCATTATTGTTTTATGGGTGAAACATTTATAATAGTAACAATTTTTACGGACCAaggaatattattattattattttattcttTATGATATTTTATAAGCTTTAGCCGAGGTACAttttcaaatgttgttttttgtacTATAACGTTTTAGGGagtacactttttttgttaccaaatagtttttttttctccatttgagagagagagagaactctgagGAGATTGAGTAACATGATTCAGGCTGCGTCTCAATCGGCTAAAAAACTGGATTCCTCCCTTTATTAGTGTGAAAGAGTGACGCGACCTCGTGGTGCTTTGTGCAAGTCTTAAAGTCTGGAAAAGGTCAGGGTTGTAGTTATCTGAATAGGGCAAGAGTTGAACAAGTGAAAGCAAACTCGAAagtaggttctctctctctctctctaccccatctctTCCACCTTCTCTGTCCTGTCCGGATTAAGGAGAGGAAAttaggaggaagggaggaaggaagccATTTTGAGACGGTTAACATGCACCCCGTAATCTCAGCCAGTTTCTATAGCAACCTTAAATCTTCCTGGCCAATCGCCTTAAATTGATCAGTCTCTCACCAGACCTTTTCAGAAGAAACGAAAGAAAGatatctttttttcttttctttttatgatgtgtgtgtgtatatataaggtTGTCGTTTTCCGAAACTGTTCTAAGAGTGTTTGGTCGACACTCGTCAAGCCAAGGCCTGGGAATGTCTCATCATGTCgttggtctctgtctctcaaatGACACCTGATTtcataaatagtgcactactttagaccagggctctcctATGGGGGATCCtaaaaaagggaattggagtacCGTTTGGGATGCAGAAGTTGGTTTTTACACTACCGTTCGGCCTCATTCCCAATTCGGCTCCTAGCATCTTGCCCCTAGTAGACGTTTGTGTAAATCTGAGAGGATTGTACAGGTATTACCAATATGGTAATCACCCCTGTGGCCTTCTAGGCTTCGGGTAATTCATGCCATTTTTGATGACTTAGTGCATACTATCTAGGGGTCATTTGCTTACCTAGTGCACGCTATCTAGGGGCTAGGGATTGGTTTGGGACTGGACACTTTCAAGCAGCTCCCCCCTCTTATCTATCTAATGAAGCCGTAGCATCAAACAGAAAATCACTTGCGTCGCTAAGCTGATAGCCCCACTACACTGTAAATGTCATTCGCTAAAGCTTCATTGGAATTCAATTGGCTAAGCTAATGGCTAATGCTACAATGTAATTCTATGAGTGAAGCTAAGCTGAAGCTAATGCTACTGTGTCGTTCTATTTTAGTGAAGCTAAGCTAACGCTAAGCTAAGCTACAATGTAAGTCTGGTAGTGAAGCTAATGCTAATATGTAATTAATGTCACTTGGCTCTACGGCTAAACTTAATTATTGAAATCACGATGCctttaaaaaacaataaaaaacacTCCCTAGCAAGAGACTGTTTTCTGTCTCACCACTGTCTGTTTTCTCACAAAGTAGTCTCTCTCACGCCACATTTTTAGGTAGCCTACCAGtcggtgtgtttttttttttaattttcatttttgttcatcaCGAGGGAATCATTTTTCCCTATGTTCAGCATACAACTACAATGTTTTCCCTCCActgtagaaaaaaaaaaaaaaacggttaTTGAAACGATTGCCAAAAATATGTGTGTCCCATCTTTGTTGTGGGTCAACAGGTGGACCTGTTCACCTGTTGCTCACCTGTCATTGGTGCTGTACGACGTCGAAGGGGATGGTTACTCTGTTACTATGGGAACGGGTTATGATAACATGTACTGTAACTGGCTCTAACTGATTTTGATTTGAGTTGTAACTTTTTTTTTATCGGTTTTCATCTTGGATCAATGCTCGTATGGCTGTTTTGTTTTTTGGTGTTAttcattgatttaaaaaaaaaaaaacctgtggAAGTTATTTAGTTGGCAATCGGTTCTCAAATACAGGTCACCAGTTTTTGGACTTTCTTTTGAGGAAATTCTCTTTTGTTCTGCTCTGTTTTTAAATTGTGGTGCCTTGCCTCTTAACAAGTACGAGGAACAATATAACTGTTCTCAAATCTGTGGTCCCCACTCAAACCCTAACCAGTATAAGCTAACACAACTATGAAACTGGCCTGGGATCATTTCTTACGTGATGATTTTTCCTCCCTTCATATTGGTGTTGTCTCCTGGGTCGTTATTCACTAGGAAACTCAAACGGAATCAAACTCTGCAGGCAACGACCTGAACTTGTCTCAATAAGAAACGCTTGTTTTTCCCCATTGCAAAACATTCTGCGTGatttgcactaatgaatacaaccctggctCCCCATCCCAAAAAAAACAGTTTTCCTCCGTTCCCTGTTACAGCTAAACCACTCGTATTGCCTTAGCGCAGCCTATGGAGTGAGCCATCACTGGTTCTGGTGTGTGAAGGCAGGATTTTTGTTCCAGCTCTTAACATACCTCATTTAATCTAGCCTAATCGTGGTCAACAAATCAATTCAAGACCAGGAGTAGTGGATTCATTTtcttttaaactttatttaactaggcaagtcagttaagaacaaattcttattttcaatgacaacccactgttcctagaccaactgcctgttcaggggcagaacgacagatttgtaccttgtcagcttgggggtttgaacttgcaaccttccggttactaatccaacgctctaaccactaggctatcctgccgtgTTTGAGCTGGGTCGGGACAaatacctgcacacacacaactCTTTTAAGACGAGAGTTTTGTTTCCCCCGGCCTTATCTATAGTGTAGATGAACCTAACGCAGAAATAGCCACCACTCTGTGGTTGTCTGGGTGGAAGACCCTGATCTGATGCCCTAATTCACACTAAATGGAGGCTTGACCAGTTCAGTACAGCTCGGGTTTGTCCCTATAGTTGTGAATcaagtgtttgtttgtttatttttgctTTCCTGAGAACTGAAACGATAATACTCTTAACATGCCAAATGAATCAACTTTCCCCCCGTTTTTAACTTTGTGTCTGCAATCTGAACTGGGACCCTAGTCCATATACAGGTCATTACCTACAGAGTCTAAAGTATCACTAtggtagggaataggttgccagtTCAGACAAAGTCTGTGTTTTTTCCTGCTTTTGGACCTCTTGAAAGCcagcttttttttctttttttttacaccacATAAAGAAGGCAgaacaaaataaatcaaatgcattgagtttgttttttaaaaaatgtCTCTGAATAAAATGTCTTTGTCTTCAGGCTCTCTTGGTTGAGCGCGTCACTCTAAAAAAAAGGGCAGGTCTGACAGCATTGGAGAAAGGAAAGGTCAAGAAATAAAAGTTGGGAGTTGGCTTcttgtctctctgttttctttcCTGTACTTGGTTTGATCCATCAATTCATCATGTTCATTCCTCCTCCACCCGGCCATGTGGACACGAGGGTTGGGGTCCAGTCCTCTTCAATTCAAGGCCAgacagtggttagagtgtagaggcggcagggtagcctagtggttagagcgtaggggcggcaggttagcctagtggtttaggggcctagcctagtggttagagcgtagaggcggcagggtagcctagtggttagagcgtagaggcggcggcagggtagcctagtggttagagcgtagaggcggcagggtagcctagtggttagtgcgtagaggcggcagggtaacctagtggttagagcgtagaggcgacagggtagcctagtggttagagcgtagaggcggcagggtagcctagtggttagagcgtaggggcggcagggtagcctagtggttagagcgtagaggcggcagggtagcctagtggttagagcgtagaggcggcagggtagcctagtggttagagcgtaggggcggcaggttagcctagtggttagagcgtagaggcggcagggtagcctagtggttagagcgtaggggcggcagggtagcctagtggttagagcgtagaggcggcagggtagcctagtggttagagcgtagaggcggcagggtagcctagtggttagagcgtagaggcggcagggtagcctagtggttggttagcctagtggttagagcgtaggggcggcagggtagcctagtggttagagcgtagaggcggcagggtagcctagtggttagagtgtagaggaggcagggtagcctagtggttagagcgtagaggcggcagggtagcctagtggttagagcgtagaggcggcagggtagactagtggttagagggtaggggcagCACAGCgttcaattacatttttattattttattattacttttttaatttgaactattttaatatgaatattttctttaATAAAAATGTGGAAGTTGATAATTTGTATTTGTTCGTTAGTTTATCCTGCTACTATCATCAACACGTCATGAATTGTTACCACTTTAAGTGGACATGCGTCCATCATTTCAATGCTCTTTGAAGCGCAATTCAAAGCCGATTTCATACATAATGTTAACTGGACTAGATGTAGAAAGTTACTTTGAAGAGATGGTGATTGGGTCTCGGTATATTCAGTGTACTTGTCTACAACTGTTCGCTGTTCgcggggcgacagggtagcctagtggttcgagcggtaacaggaaggttgcaagttcaaatccccgagctgacaaggtacaaatctgttgttctggccctgaacaggcagttaacccactgttcctaggccgtgattgaaaataagaatttgttcttaactgacttgcctagttaaataaaggtgaaataaaaaatatatatatatatatataagcctAGTATTAGTATTTTACAGATCGAAAGATCACTAATACATTTATCCACAATCTGCTATGAATAAATCCGGTTCGAGAGTTTCGTTAGCCTAACTAAATATGTTTGATTTAAAGGTGTGACTTCCAGTGTACAGAATTAGATATTCGTGATTGTGGGGTGGCAGGAGCCTAGCGGTTAAACGCgttagaaaaccgttacagcgtCTGACTTCAGATGGTCGAAGATGCACCTCCCCCTGACTGCTATCGTTGACTTCCATCTGAAATCATCTGCTTTTGTAAATCAACTCAAATACGCTCAAGGTCTTTTATATACTTTACAATGGTTATGCACATGTCTGTGATGTTTACTGTCTGTGGTAACACCCTACATGATATTTTATAATCACCCACCCTGCTCCCTGATAGTCTCAAACACACACTAGACTCCCAGGGATGGACAACTGTCACCTGCACATGCTCACAGGGTAAAGGTCAGCTCCAAAGCCGGCCCCCTTTTTATTTTTAGGTTCTCAGGGGGGTTGCCGGGGCGAAAGACGACACCCTGTTTCtctaatcagagagagagagacgtcctCGTCCGCTTGCTCTGTTCACCAGTGTCTCCACGTCCGTGCGCGCGTGTGTAGAATGCAGCCATTTACAAGTATTTCTAACTCCATCGAATAGCCTACTGTGTCTGATATAGACGTCATCAGAGAAGGCCTTTTAACAGGTGTCCAAACACTGGTTAATCCCATCCACATGACATGACCCTCGGGTCTGGGAAACATGAATAAACAGTCGGGAATTAGCCTTGACGCACGCATACACGCGTGCACAAACAGATCCAACGGACACGCAGTCAAGTGTTGACCGGAAAAATTGTGTTCCGGAGTATTTGTGCAAGTTGCTGGGACAGCTACCCTGTCAtttaatctctctctgtgtgtgtgacagtttcGCACAAGATCGtcacgacaagagagagagagaaaatatatatttacatggAAAACTCTGGAGAGAGTTGCCATCTCTATAACGTGGAATTGTAAATGACTGCCGTATTTGACAGGATATTGAACTGTGTGATCAAAAAACGTTCAGTGCACACTGGAACTGGATTTAGAGCGTTGGAACTGGATTTAGAACTTTGGAACTGGATTTAGAACTTTGGAACTGGATTTAGAGCTTTTGAACTGGATTTAGAACTTTGGAACTGGATTTAGAACTTTGGAACTGGATTTAGAACTTTGGAACTGGATTTAGAGCTTTTGAACTGGATTTACAACTTTGGAACTGGATTTAGAACTTTGGAACTGGATTTAGAACTTTGGAACTGGATTTATAGCTTTGGAACTGGATTTACAACTTTGGAACTGGATTTTAGAGCTTTGGAACTGGATTTAAAACGTTGGAACTGGATTTAGAGCTTTGGAACTGGATTTAGAATTTTGGAACGCTCGATTTTTTATCTCCATAATCCCGATCAAATTCAACCGGTGGATTTATGTTGCGGAGAGAGAGTTTCGGTCTCACTCTCTCAGATTTCCTTGCTGTCGAAGTTTCTATTGGAATTTCTTATAGGATATAATAATCTTGGATTCAAACCATTCTTGTTGTAACCCATGATAAGGGTTAAAATAATGATTTAACTTGAACAACCCATAGGCCTAGGTTATTTAGGGACAattccattttcttttttttggaACAAAACTTGTTGGCAGCCGTTGGAATTGTAACCCTTTCTGGAGTTTTAATGTAACGGTTGAGTTGTTTTATAATGTTATCGAATATTTCACCATATCCCCTTGGCTAGTTTCTCAACCCGAACCCAATCATTAGCCTCACATCTCTGATTAACGGTTCTGTTAATAGCTCAATCTGATCGCCTAACACTTGCGCACGGTGGTGCATGTGAGTGTTGGCAGTTGAGTCGTTAACCAACCGGGTCTCGGTTTGTGTAGCCGACATCTGTTTTTGTGGATCTTCTCCCGGTGCTCTCGCTCCCACCGGGGTGAGAGTTTCTCTAAACCCCATGATGTTGCTCCTTTCCCCGGTTCTCATCCTTCTGCTCCGCGGGGTTTTATTCGAGGCTTCGCAGGGCATCATCCAGGACAGCGGCTACTATCACCACAATGACCCGGAACTCGGACTCACATTTGCCGGACAAAGAACGGTGTTCGACTCGACAGGTAAAAATGACCCCCGAATGACTGACGGTGACAGTAAGCGTGGACAGCGGTAGCCTAAAAATGCGTCCATACACCCTCATTACCCTGAAGTAAACCTTGCTCCAACATGGATCTAGCAACGAGTGGATAGGTGAAAATCAATGAGTCCACACATGTAGTTGAAACACAACCACTTGAGTCAGATCAGTGCAG
The sequence above is a segment of the Oncorhynchus tshawytscha isolate Ot180627B unplaced genomic scaffold, Otsh_v2.0 Un_contig_3034_pilon_pilon, whole genome shotgun sequence genome. Coding sequences within it:
- the LOC121844609 gene encoding recombining binding protein suppressor of hairless-like: MAPVVTGKFGEQAPPQRLTREAMRNYLKERGDQTLLILHAKVAQKSYGNEKRFFCPPPCIYLMGCGWKKKTEEMEREGCSEQEAQPCAFIGIGNSDQEMQQLNIEGKDFCTAKTLYISDSDKRKHFMLSVKMFYGNSTDIGVFLSKRIKVISKPSKKKQSLKNADLCIASGTKVALFNRLRSQTVSTRYLHVEGGNFHASSQQWGAFYIHLLEEEEPEGEEFAVRDGYIHYGQTVKLVCSVTGMALPRLVIRKVDKQTALMDADDPVSQLHKCSFYLKDTERMYLCLSQERIIQFQATPCPKKTTMDVTLDGASWTIISTDKAEYTFYQGMGPVPCPVTLVPVVESLQLNGGGDVAMLELTGQNFAPDLRVWFGDIEADTMYRCGESVLCVVPDISAFREGWRWVRQPVQVPVTLVRNDGVIYSTALTFTYTPEPGPRLHCSAAGAILQTHSHSISSSSSSSPSSGSLGMGGLGVGGRTDGLRDWPRGGSTNSVGLLSGSSVMSVSS